A portion of the Bacillus sp. es.034 genome contains these proteins:
- a CDS encoding DUF4870 domain-containing protein gives METNKVLSALCYFSIFFAGFLFPLIVYFVSDHPYVKKDAKSAFLSHLLPVIAVPLVFAGLVMDMGVFASGAGLPVFTVIMIGLAILLSVVVVIWNVYKGIKVLL, from the coding sequence ATGGAGACCAATAAGGTACTGTCAGCTCTATGCTATTTTAGTATATTTTTTGCCGGCTTCCTATTTCCCCTGATCGTCTATTTTGTATCAGATCATCCATACGTGAAAAAGGATGCCAAATCAGCATTTTTATCTCACTTGTTACCGGTCATAGCGGTGCCCCTTGTATTCGCAGGTTTGGTTATGGATATGGGGGTTTTCGCAAGTGGGGCGGGGCTGCCTGTCTTCACCGTCATCATGATCGGTTTAGCCATATTACTTAGTGTTGTCGTGGTCATTTGGAATGTGTATAAGGGCATCAAAGTACTTTTATAA
- a CDS encoding N-acetylmuramoyl-L-alanine amidase, whose translation MKKSKWLKVAGSLSLTGLLLGSAVTPLSPSLSSQGIARAATVDSSELQEAFRQAAQEFDVPVEVLLAVGYNMSLWEHHDGKPSASGGYGLMHLTDVNVDSLEDPDTSDSPLHMFLSGKEDAPMQGVVPAGKQADISLSDPNLHTLTAAADLLSLPSGELKKDKKQNIRGAAALLAKYADQTVGKTPTGLDDWYGAVAKYSGSSDETGARDFADRVYETINNGAAKQTEDGSSIHLAPKQVTPDKETIKPLHLKSDDGENKADCPKGLACHYVPAAYKKINHDGTFYEWSYGNYDKANRPYDNQEIKYIVLHDTEISYDLTKTVFQRETTQASAHYVIRSSDGDITQMIDNKDVAWHAGNWYFNSKSIGIEHEGIAIEGADWYNEQLYHASARLVKHLSREYNIPLDRDHIIAHDEVPGTSAARQSTMHWDPGPFWDWAHYMKILGAPLESGKKQKDVVQINPNFNKNMPDLQTPTGEPVPKQPANFVYLYSAPSFDAPLIKDAALPNAHPLDASNWGNKAVTGQTFYKADDEGDWTAIWYGAQKAWFYNPKGKNTTKGSGIVITPKEGKTEIPVYGLAYPEAEAFPEGIPVRGMNVLQYTLTPGQKYVATEKVKGSYYSAPVYTYNPDTTHKIVWGDDEFYLIHLNHRLAFVRAEDVDIVDNSKHPHKR comes from the coding sequence ATGAAAAAATCAAAATGGTTGAAAGTTGCAGGCAGTCTCAGTTTAACGGGGCTCTTACTGGGTTCCGCCGTGACACCGTTGTCCCCATCCCTTTCTTCTCAAGGAATTGCACGTGCTGCCACGGTGGATTCATCCGAATTGCAGGAAGCATTCCGACAAGCCGCCCAGGAATTTGACGTACCCGTTGAAGTACTCCTTGCAGTGGGTTATAACATGTCCTTATGGGAGCATCACGACGGAAAGCCAAGCGCTTCCGGCGGCTACGGGTTGATGCATCTGACGGATGTCAATGTTGATAGTTTGGAAGACCCTGACACATCGGACTCACCGCTTCATATGTTTCTGTCAGGAAAAGAAGACGCTCCCATGCAGGGTGTTGTGCCAGCTGGAAAGCAAGCAGATATTTCTCTTTCAGATCCTAATCTTCACACATTAACTGCGGCGGCGGACCTGCTCTCCCTCCCATCCGGGGAGCTAAAAAAAGACAAAAAACAAAACATTCGCGGAGCTGCGGCATTACTTGCAAAGTATGCGGATCAGACAGTCGGTAAAACTCCGACGGGCCTTGATGATTGGTACGGTGCCGTTGCCAAATACAGTGGTTCTTCTGACGAGACAGGAGCAAGGGATTTTGCCGATCGAGTATATGAAACGATCAACAATGGAGCAGCAAAACAGACAGAAGATGGCTCTTCCATCCATCTCGCTCCAAAACAGGTCACTCCGGATAAAGAAACCATCAAGCCATTACACTTAAAATCAGATGATGGAGAAAACAAAGCCGATTGTCCGAAAGGCCTTGCCTGCCATTATGTCCCGGCAGCTTACAAGAAAATCAATCATGACGGGACATTCTATGAGTGGTCTTACGGCAACTACGACAAAGCCAACCGTCCATATGATAACCAGGAAATCAAGTATATCGTCCTACACGATACGGAAATCAGCTATGATCTAACCAAAACCGTGTTTCAGCGGGAAACCACCCAGGCTTCCGCCCACTATGTGATCCGCTCCTCAGATGGCGATATCACTCAAATGATCGATAATAAAGATGTGGCATGGCATGCGGGCAACTGGTATTTCAATTCGAAGAGTATCGGGATCGAACATGAAGGAATCGCCATTGAAGGGGCAGACTGGTACAACGAGCAGCTGTATCATGCCTCCGCCCGATTAGTGAAGCATCTATCAAGGGAGTATAATATCCCCTTGGACCGCGATCATATCATCGCCCATGATGAAGTGCCGGGTACATCCGCAGCCAGACAGTCCACCATGCACTGGGATCCAGGCCCATTCTGGGATTGGGCACATTATATGAAGATTTTGGGGGCACCCCTTGAGTCGGGGAAGAAGCAAAAAGACGTAGTCCAGATCAATCCGAACTTCAACAAGAACATGCCGGACCTTCAGACACCGACCGGTGAGCCCGTTCCAAAACAACCGGCAAACTTCGTCTATCTGTATAGTGCTCCAAGCTTTGATGCTCCCCTTATCAAGGACGCGGCACTGCCGAATGCCCATCCTTTAGATGCGTCGAATTGGGGAAATAAAGCCGTGACAGGTCAAACCTTTTATAAGGCTGATGACGAAGGAGACTGGACAGCGATCTGGTATGGAGCCCAAAAAGCGTGGTTCTATAATCCAAAAGGAAAAAACACCACAAAAGGTTCCGGGATCGTCATCACCCCGAAAGAAGGGAAAACGGAAATCCCTGTTTACGGCTTGGCTTATCCCGAAGCAGAAGCCTTTCCTGAAGGCATTCCGGTAAGAGGGATGAATGTACTTCAATATACGCTCACCCCGGGACAAAAATATGTCGCCACGGAGAAAGTGAAAGGAAGCTACTACAGCGCACCTGTTTATACGTACAACCCGGATACCACCCATAAAATCGTCTGGGGAGACGATGAATTTTATCTGATTCACCTGAATCATCGTCTTGCCTTTGTACGAGCTGAAGATGTGGATATTGTGGATAATTCCAAGCATCCCCATAAACGATAA
- the uvrA gene encoding excinuclease ABC subunit UvrA, with the protein MAQDKIIVQGARAHNLKNIDINIPRDQLVVLTGLSGSGKSSLAFDTIYAEGQRRYVESLSAYARQFLGQMDKPDVDAIEGLSPAISIDQKTTSRNPRSTVGTVTEIYDYLRLLFARVGKPICPNHGIEITSQTIEQMVDRVLEYPERTKLQVLAPVVSGRKGTHVKTLEDIKKQGFVRVRINGEVQDLGEEISLEKNKKHSIEVIIDRIVVKEGVAARLSDSLETALRLADGQVIIDVIGEDELLFSEHHACPYCGFSITELEPRMFSFNSPFGACPSCDGLGTKLEVDKELVIPNWDRTLDEHAIAPWEPTSSQYYPSLLKAVCDHYEIPMDIPVKDIPKHQMDKILYGSGKDEIYFRYENDFGQVRENYLRFEGVIPNVERRYRETSSDYIREQMEKYMAQQDCPACNGHRLKEESLAVKVDSLHIGEVTAFSIEEAEQFFQKLQLSEKDMKIANLILREIRERLGFLVNVGLEYLTLSRAAGTLSGGEAQRIRLATQIGSRLTGVLYILDEPSIGLHQRDNDRLIDTLKNMREIGNTLIVVEHDEDTMMAADYLIDIGPGAGVHGGEVVSAGTPQEVMDDSNSLTGQYLSGKKFIPLPQERRKPDGRYLEIVGAKENNLHNVKVKLPLGIFSAVTGVSGSGKSTLINEILHKSLAQKLHNAKSKPGEHKEVKGIEHLDKVIDIDQSPIGRTPRSNPATYTGVFDDIRDVFATTNEAKVRGYKKGRFSFNVKGGRCEACRGDGIIKIEMHFLPDVYVPCEVCHGKRYNRETLEVKYKDKNISDVLGMTVEDAVKFFENIPKINRKLQTIFDVGLGYITLGQPATTLSGGEAQRVKLASELHRRSTGRSLYILDEPTTGLHVDDIARLLVVLQRLVENGDTVLVIEHNLDVIKAADYLVDLGPEGGDKGGKIVATGTPEKVAEVQGSYTGKYLKPVLERDRERMKKKIREKEEVTN; encoded by the coding sequence ATGGCGCAGGATAAAATCATCGTACAAGGAGCAAGGGCTCATAATTTAAAAAATATAGATATCAACATTCCAAGGGATCAACTGGTCGTCTTGACCGGACTATCTGGTTCGGGAAAATCTTCCCTTGCCTTTGATACCATTTATGCAGAGGGGCAGAGACGATATGTTGAATCCCTTTCTGCTTATGCCCGTCAATTCCTCGGTCAGATGGATAAACCCGATGTCGACGCCATCGAAGGGTTATCACCGGCGATTTCCATCGATCAAAAAACGACGAGCCGCAATCCCCGTTCAACAGTTGGGACCGTAACGGAGATTTATGATTATCTTCGTCTGCTGTTTGCTAGGGTCGGAAAACCGATCTGTCCGAATCACGGGATCGAAATCACCTCCCAGACGATTGAACAGATGGTGGACAGGGTCCTTGAGTATCCTGAAAGAACGAAGCTGCAAGTACTGGCACCCGTTGTTTCGGGCCGGAAAGGCACCCATGTAAAGACATTGGAAGACATCAAGAAGCAGGGGTTCGTACGTGTTCGCATCAATGGCGAGGTACAGGACCTTGGTGAAGAAATCTCATTGGAGAAAAATAAAAAGCACTCCATCGAAGTGATCATCGACCGGATCGTTGTGAAGGAAGGAGTGGCAGCCCGCCTCTCCGACTCCCTTGAAACGGCACTGAGACTGGCAGATGGTCAGGTGATCATCGATGTGATCGGGGAGGATGAGCTTTTATTCAGCGAACATCATGCCTGTCCGTACTGTGGATTTTCCATCACGGAACTTGAACCAAGGATGTTTTCTTTCAACAGTCCATTCGGGGCATGCCCAAGTTGTGACGGACTGGGAACCAAACTCGAAGTGGATAAAGAACTCGTCATCCCCAATTGGGACCGTACCCTCGATGAGCATGCGATCGCCCCGTGGGAACCGACCAGTTCTCAATATTATCCATCCCTGCTGAAAGCAGTCTGTGACCATTATGAGATTCCCATGGATATCCCCGTAAAGGATATCCCGAAACATCAGATGGATAAGATCCTTTACGGTTCCGGTAAGGATGAAATCTATTTCCGCTACGAGAACGACTTCGGCCAGGTCCGGGAAAACTATCTTCGCTTTGAAGGGGTCATTCCCAATGTGGAACGCCGCTACCGTGAAACGAGCTCGGATTATATCAGGGAACAGATGGAAAAGTACATGGCGCAGCAGGACTGTCCTGCCTGCAACGGCCATCGTTTGAAAGAAGAGAGCCTCGCCGTGAAGGTGGACTCCCTTCATATTGGCGAAGTGACGGCTTTTTCGATTGAAGAAGCAGAGCAGTTCTTCCAAAAACTCCAACTCTCCGAGAAAGATATGAAGATTGCCAACCTTATCTTGAGGGAAATACGTGAACGACTTGGTTTCCTTGTGAATGTAGGTCTTGAATATCTGACACTCAGCCGTGCGGCAGGGACGCTTTCAGGCGGGGAGGCCCAGCGGATTCGCCTGGCCACTCAAATCGGTTCCCGTCTGACCGGGGTACTATATATCTTGGATGAACCGTCCATCGGCTTGCATCAGCGGGATAATGATAGACTGATTGATACGTTAAAGAATATGCGTGAAATCGGTAATACGTTGATCGTCGTGGAGCATGATGAGGATACGATGATGGCGGCAGATTATCTCATTGATATTGGACCTGGTGCGGGAGTTCATGGTGGGGAAGTCGTTTCAGCCGGAACGCCACAGGAAGTGATGGATGATTCCAACTCATTGACCGGTCAGTATTTATCAGGGAAGAAATTCATCCCTCTTCCACAGGAAAGACGGAAGCCTGACGGCCGTTACCTGGAGATTGTGGGTGCGAAGGAAAATAACTTGCACAACGTCAAAGTCAAGCTGCCTTTAGGGATCTTTTCAGCTGTGACCGGGGTATCGGGATCAGGGAAGAGTACGCTGATCAATGAAATCCTTCACAAATCACTGGCTCAAAAGCTTCATAATGCGAAATCAAAGCCTGGTGAGCATAAAGAAGTGAAGGGCATCGAGCACCTGGATAAAGTCATTGATATCGATCAATCACCGATCGGCCGTACGCCGAGGTCTAATCCGGCTACGTACACAGGTGTGTTCGACGATATCCGCGATGTGTTTGCCACCACAAACGAAGCAAAAGTTCGTGGTTATAAAAAAGGTCGCTTCAGCTTTAACGTCAAGGGTGGCCGCTGTGAAGCGTGTCGCGGAGACGGGATCATCAAGATTGAAATGCACTTCCTGCCGGATGTATACGTTCCATGTGAGGTTTGCCATGGAAAACGGTATAACCGCGAAACCCTTGAAGTGAAATACAAAGATAAAAATATCTCCGACGTCCTTGGAATGACCGTCGAAGATGCAGTGAAATTCTTTGAAAACATCCCTAAGATCAACCGGAAGCTGCAGACCATCTTTGACGTAGGTCTTGGTTACATCACATTGGGTCAGCCGGCCACCACGTTATCGGGAGGGGAAGCCCAGCGTGTCAAACTGGCGTCCGAATTGCATCGCCGTTCGACAGGCCGCTCTCTCTACATCCTCGATGAGCCGACGACTGGACTTCACGTCGATGACATCGCCCGTCTCCTTGTCGTCCTTCAACGACTCGTTGAAAACGGGGACACGGTCCTTGTCATCGAACACAATCTCGATGTCATCAAGGCAGCCGACTACCTTGTGGATCTTGGTCCGGAAGGCGGGGACAAAGGCGGTAAAATCGTCGCAACCGGCACCCCTGAAAAAGTGGCCGAAGTACAGGGCTCCTACACAGGTAAATACCTGAAACCCGTCCTCGAACGCGATCGTGAACGGATGAAAAAGAAAATCCGCGAAAAAGAAGAAGTCACAAACTAA
- a CDS encoding PspC domain-containing protein produces the protein MKKRLARSRSDRKLAGVIGGLSRYVGIDSTILRVIFIILLIPTGFFPLAVVYGLLAFVLPHEEEAIR, from the coding sequence ATGAAAAAACGATTAGCACGATCAAGGTCTGACCGCAAGCTTGCCGGGGTGATTGGAGGATTGTCACGTTATGTAGGGATTGATTCAACGATCCTTAGGGTGATCTTCATCATTCTTCTCATTCCAACTGGGTTTTTCCCACTGGCTGTCGTTTATGGTTTATTGGCCTTCGTGCTGCCACATGAGGAGGAAGCCATCAGATAA
- a CDS encoding alpha/beta hydrolase — translation MKISTGVIKGYGGIDVPYTRLSQGENAEGIAILLPGLGYTVQAPLLHYSTGIYLEKGFDVLHVNYKYTGADYETFSVEEVDDALKHDVNNIIDRVLQDHAYPHIHIVANSFGTLALGHEAARESMKDAKLIWLTPLLKEDEIFQAMLDSKQEGLCIIGDEDRHYDEGRFNELKANQRLELHLIKGVNHSLEHGFNVLDSISTHKELMSIIKAFSEA, via the coding sequence ATGAAAATTTCAACGGGTGTGATCAAGGGGTATGGGGGTATCGATGTACCGTACACACGATTATCCCAGGGAGAAAACGCCGAAGGGATCGCCATCCTCTTGCCGGGGCTCGGTTACACCGTGCAGGCACCTTTGCTTCATTATTCGACAGGCATTTATCTGGAAAAGGGATTCGACGTGCTGCATGTTAACTATAAATATACTGGTGCGGACTACGAAACGTTTTCTGTAGAAGAGGTGGATGATGCTTTAAAGCACGATGTGAATAACATCATCGATAGGGTCTTGCAGGATCATGCCTATCCACATATCCACATAGTGGCTAATTCGTTTGGGACACTGGCTTTAGGTCATGAAGCAGCAAGGGAGTCCATGAAGGATGCCAAGCTCATCTGGTTGACCCCCTTACTGAAAGAGGATGAAATCTTTCAGGCCATGTTGGATAGTAAGCAGGAAGGGCTTTGTATCATTGGTGATGAAGATCGTCATTATGATGAGGGGCGATTCAATGAACTCAAAGCGAATCAACGCTTGGAGCTGCATTTGATCAAAGGGGTCAACCATAGTCTTGAGCATGGGTTCAATGTCCTCGATTCCATCTCCACCCATAAAGAGCTCATGTCGATCATCAAAGCATTCTCAGAAGCGTAG
- the uvrB gene encoding excinuclease ABC subunit UvrB — translation MKDQFELKSKYKPEGDQPLAIEKLVQGINEGKRHQTLLGATGTGKTFTVSNVIKQVEKPTLIIAHNKTLAGQLYSEFKEFFPDNAVEYFVSYYDYYQPEAYVPQTDTFIEKDASINDEIDKLRHSATSSLFERKDVIIIASVSCIYGLGNPEEYRELVLSLRTGMEIERNQLLRKLVDIQYERNDIDFQRGTFRVRGDVVEIFPASRDEHCMRVEFFGDEIDRIREVDALTGEIMGDRDHIAIFPASHFVTREEKLQVAIKNIEKELEEQLAIMKEENKLLEAQRLEQRTRYDLEMMREMGFCSGIENYSRHLTLRPAGSTPYTLLDYFPDDFLIVVDESHVTLPQIRGMFNGDQARKKVLVDHGFRLPSAMDNRPLRFEEFEKKTQQLLYVSATPGPYELEHSPEMVEQIIRPTGLLDPIIEVRPIEGQIDDLLGEINERVEKNERVLVTTLTKKMSEDLSAYLKEIGIKVQYLHSEIKTLERIEIIRDLRLGKYDVLVGINLLREGLDIPEVSLVTILDADKEGFLRSERSLIQTIGRAARNSNGRVIMYADKITDSMQKALDETERRRTTQQEYNEKHGVTPTTIQKEIRDVIKATHAAEEAGVYEGEQTKVSKMSKPERQKLIASLEVEMKEAAKALDFERAAQLRDTILELKAEG, via the coding sequence GTGAAAGATCAATTCGAGCTCAAATCCAAATATAAACCAGAAGGGGACCAGCCCCTTGCCATAGAGAAGCTGGTACAGGGAATCAATGAAGGGAAACGGCATCAGACGTTACTTGGGGCGACTGGGACAGGAAAGACCTTCACTGTCTCCAATGTGATCAAGCAGGTTGAAAAGCCGACCCTCATCATTGCTCATAATAAAACATTGGCGGGACAGCTCTACAGTGAGTTCAAAGAGTTTTTCCCTGATAATGCCGTTGAATATTTTGTCAGTTACTATGATTATTATCAGCCGGAAGCATATGTTCCTCAAACAGATACCTTCATTGAAAAGGATGCCAGCATCAATGATGAAATCGATAAATTGAGACACTCTGCCACATCTTCCCTTTTTGAACGGAAAGATGTCATCATCATTGCCAGCGTGTCATGTATTTACGGTTTAGGTAATCCGGAAGAGTATCGTGAGCTCGTCCTATCCCTCAGGACAGGGATGGAAATTGAACGGAACCAATTGCTTCGTAAGCTTGTGGATATCCAATATGAACGAAATGACATCGACTTTCAGCGCGGGACTTTCCGTGTGCGCGGTGACGTAGTGGAAATTTTCCCGGCATCCCGTGATGAACACTGTATGCGTGTGGAATTTTTCGGGGATGAAATCGACCGGATCCGTGAAGTGGATGCCCTCACCGGTGAAATCATGGGTGATCGTGACCACATCGCGATTTTCCCGGCCTCCCACTTCGTAACCCGTGAAGAGAAATTACAGGTTGCCATCAAGAATATTGAAAAAGAACTGGAAGAACAGCTGGCGATCATGAAGGAAGAGAACAAGCTTCTCGAAGCTCAGCGGCTGGAACAGCGAACCCGGTATGACCTGGAAATGATGAGGGAAATGGGTTTCTGTTCTGGGATCGAGAACTACTCCCGCCACCTGACATTACGACCGGCAGGATCGACCCCCTATACGCTTCTGGACTATTTCCCGGATGACTTCCTGATCGTAGTGGATGAGTCCCATGTGACCCTTCCTCAGATCAGGGGGATGTTCAACGGGGACCAGGCACGTAAAAAAGTGCTCGTGGACCATGGCTTCCGTCTGCCTTCAGCAATGGACAATCGTCCCCTTCGCTTTGAAGAGTTCGAGAAGAAAACCCAGCAGCTTCTATATGTTTCGGCAACTCCCGGACCATATGAGTTGGAGCATAGTCCTGAAATGGTCGAGCAGATCATCCGGCCGACGGGACTTCTTGACCCAATCATCGAGGTGCGTCCGATCGAAGGCCAAATAGACGATCTATTAGGTGAGATCAATGAACGGGTCGAGAAAAACGAACGGGTTCTCGTGACCACGTTAACGAAGAAAATGTCAGAGGATCTATCTGCCTATTTAAAGGAAATCGGAATCAAGGTCCAATACCTCCACTCTGAAATCAAGACATTGGAGCGTATCGAAATCATCCGGGATCTTCGTTTGGGAAAATACGACGTCTTAGTCGGAATCAACTTACTCCGTGAAGGTCTAGATATACCTGAAGTGTCCCTTGTCACCATTTTGGATGCTGATAAGGAAGGCTTCCTGCGTTCGGAGCGGTCCCTGATCCAGACGATCGGCCGTGCAGCCCGTAATAGTAACGGAAGAGTCATCATGTATGCAGACAAAATCACTGACTCCATGCAAAAAGCACTGGATGAAACCGAACGTCGCCGGACGACCCAACAGGAATACAACGAAAAACATGGCGTTACCCCGACGACCATACAAAAAGAAATCAGGGATGTCATCAAGGCGACTCATGCGGCTGAAGAAGCAGGGGTTTATGAAGGAGAACAGACAAAGGTTTCGAAAATGTCTAAACCGGAGCGACAAAAACTTATTGCTAGCCTGGAAGTGGAAATGAAGGAAGCGGCCAAGGCACTGGACTTCGAACGTGCAGCACAGCTTCGTGATACCATTCTTGAGCTCAAGGCGGAAGGATGA
- a CDS encoding HD domain-containing protein yields MGIHHYFKSLSDLETLIRCPGRFKYHEHNVASHSFKVTKIAQFLGTVEEQNGKELDWKALYEKALNHDYAELFTGDIKTPVKYASGKLRELFSQVEDQMVNKFITTEFPPQFQEVYRERFKEGKDETLEGRILSVADKIDLLYESFGEIQKGNPEPLFIEIYQEALTTIVKYKDMDCVGYFLEYILPDMLSEKFIPHHELKERTQKLIREAEE; encoded by the coding sequence ATGGGAATTCATCATTATTTTAAAAGCCTATCAGATCTCGAGACCCTCATCCGCTGTCCGGGTCGCTTCAAATACCACGAGCATAATGTGGCCAGCCATTCCTTTAAAGTAACGAAAATCGCCCAGTTTCTCGGGACGGTGGAGGAACAGAACGGAAAAGAACTGGATTGGAAAGCACTCTATGAAAAAGCATTGAATCATGATTACGCAGAACTGTTCACCGGTGATATCAAAACACCCGTGAAATATGCTTCGGGCAAATTACGGGAGCTCTTCAGCCAGGTGGAGGATCAGATGGTGAATAAATTCATCACCACGGAGTTTCCCCCGCAATTCCAGGAAGTGTACCGGGAACGTTTTAAAGAGGGGAAGGATGAGACCCTGGAAGGAAGGATTTTATCCGTCGCAGATAAAATCGACCTTTTATACGAGTCTTTCGGTGAAATCCAAAAAGGAAATCCTGAACCATTGTTTATTGAAATTTATCAGGAGGCACTGACGACGATCGTCAAATATAAGGACATGGATTGCGTCGGATACTTCCTCGAATACATCCTTCCTGATATGCTGTCCGAAAAATTCATCCCCCACCATGAGCTGAAAGAACGGACACAGAAACTGATCCGGGAGGCTGAAGAATGA
- a CDS encoding phage holin family protein yields the protein MRWIIGILINAVIFIALAGFFDGFEVSGIAAAIGASFILSILNVLVKPILIILTLPVTILSLGLFLFVINAITLLLTDGLMGSSFELSGFGMAFLASIILSLANLVIQKAVLDPMKEK from the coding sequence ATGAGATGGATTATTGGAATTTTAATCAATGCAGTGATCTTTATTGCATTAGCCGGCTTTTTTGACGGGTTTGAAGTGTCGGGGATCGCAGCGGCGATTGGAGCGAGCTTTATCCTATCGATTCTGAATGTGCTTGTGAAACCGATTTTGATTATCCTGACATTGCCGGTCACGATTTTATCACTGGGACTGTTTTTATTCGTCATCAACGCCATCACGTTATTACTGACGGATGGACTGATGGGAAGCAGTTTTGAACTATCAGGTTTCGGCATGGCCTTTCTGGCATCGATCATTTTGTCACTTGCCAATTTGGTCATCCAGAAAGCGGTGCTCGACCCGATGAAAGAGAAATGA
- a CDS encoding DUF4097 domain-containing protein codes for MNEERKRILDMLENGTISAQEAVALLEALEEKPHTSKPKKEKDFLDEFVSIFQDEKKGEKDHSSHSGNPKDKLLDFMNSALSKIKSFDFDFQWNQSVELSHVYQQPNTEFEKIDIDVANGKVELIPWDGEEVRVECEAKVYRTEDNEEARKQFMENTSFAIDGDTLYYSTQLKWMKVDSKLYIPKHQYKRISVRLFNGGLKAKNLEVQDLRAKAANGKIQIDRLTSKKAEVETSNGAISILNAKADHVEAESINGKVHVEGDISYSDVQSLNGNIVCALTGEKSDTVHAKTVTGNIDLYVPENINISGEAKSNFGSFKVELQGIDVLEEKNEVVQKSIRFSRKTDSADKLHLFAETKAGSVLIKKHEQKNVNKDNA; via the coding sequence ATGAATGAAGAACGTAAACGCATTTTGGATATGTTGGAAAATGGAACGATTTCGGCACAGGAAGCTGTGGCATTATTAGAAGCACTTGAAGAAAAGCCGCATACATCGAAGCCGAAAAAAGAGAAGGATTTCCTTGATGAGTTTGTATCGATTTTTCAAGATGAAAAAAAGGGTGAAAAAGACCACTCATCCCATTCAGGGAATCCGAAAGATAAGCTCCTTGATTTCATGAATTCGGCCCTCTCTAAGATCAAGAGCTTCGACTTCGACTTTCAATGGAATCAATCGGTGGAATTGTCCCATGTTTACCAGCAGCCGAATACGGAATTTGAAAAAATTGATATCGATGTGGCCAATGGAAAGGTGGAGCTTATTCCATGGGATGGTGAGGAAGTCCGGGTAGAATGTGAAGCCAAGGTGTATCGTACGGAAGACAATGAAGAAGCGAGAAAGCAGTTCATGGAGAATACGTCCTTTGCCATCGACGGTGATACCCTCTATTACTCGACCCAATTAAAGTGGATGAAGGTGGACTCCAAGCTGTATATCCCGAAACACCAGTATAAAAGGATTTCTGTCCGTTTATTCAATGGTGGGTTAAAAGCAAAGAATTTAGAGGTTCAGGACCTCCGTGCCAAGGCTGCCAATGGGAAGATCCAGATCGACCGCCTGACTTCGAAGAAAGCGGAAGTCGAAACGTCCAATGGTGCGATTTCCATTCTGAACGCGAAAGCGGATCATGTGGAGGCAGAATCCATTAACGGCAAGGTGCACGTCGAAGGGGATATCTCGTACTCAGATGTTCAATCCCTGAATGGAAATATCGTATGTGCACTGACAGGGGAGAAATCCGATACGGTACACGCAAAAACAGTGACGGGTAATATCGATTTGTATGTTCCTGAAAACATCAACATTTCCGGTGAAGCCAAATCGAACTTCGGTAGTTTCAAGGTCGAACTGCAGGGTATTGATGTATTAGAGGAAAAAAATGAAGTGGTGCAGAAATCGATCCGATTCAGCCGTAAGACTGATTCAGCCGATAAGCTTCATCTTTTTGCGGAAACAAAAGCGGGATCTGTCCTCATAAAAAAACATGAACAGAAGAATGTTAATAAGGACAACGCATAA
- a CDS encoding CsbA family protein — protein MSKIILGLFLPGLLVVLFTRVTYNHYVGLILTVALIAASVSKGYTDSWLLIVIDAASLTAGFWYSDRMMKKAKRSA, from the coding sequence GTGTCAAAAATTATTTTAGGCTTATTTTTACCGGGATTGCTTGTCGTTCTGTTCACACGGGTGACGTATAATCATTATGTCGGCTTGATCCTGACCGTTGCCCTCATAGCGGCTTCGGTGTCGAAGGGATATACGGATTCCTGGTTGCTCATAGTCATAGACGCGGCGTCGCTCACCGCTGGATTCTGGTATAGTGACCGGATGATGAAAAAAGCGAAGAGAAGTGCATAG